The Pan troglodytes isolate AG18354 chromosome 1, NHGRI_mPanTro3-v2.0_pri, whole genome shotgun sequence genome includes a region encoding these proteins:
- the LOC745138 gene encoding ATP synthase F(0) complex subunit C2, mitochondrial-like: MADESLSSLAVSCPLTSLVPSCSFQTSAVSRDIDMAAKFIGAGATTVGVAGSGAGIGTVFGSLIIGYARNASLKQQLFSYAILGFALWEALGLFCLMVAFLILFAM, translated from the coding sequence ATGGCAGATGAGAGTCTCAGCAGCTTGGCAGTCTCATGTCCCCTTACCTCACTTGTCCCTAGCTGCAGCTTCCAAACCAGTGCCGTTTCAAGGGACATAGACATGGCAGCCAAATTCATTGGGGCTGGGGCTACCACAGTTGGGGTGGCTGGCTCTGGGGCTGGGATTGGGACTGTGTTTGGGAGCCTCATCATTGGTTATGCCAGGAACGCTTCTCTGAAGCAACAGCTCTTCTCCTATGCCATTCTGGGCTTTGCCCTCTGGGAGGCCTTGGGGCTCTTTTGCCTGATGGTGGCCTTTCTCATCCTCTTCGCCATGTGA